The proteins below are encoded in one region of Helianthus annuus cultivar XRQ/B chromosome 2, HanXRQr2.0-SUNRISE, whole genome shotgun sequence:
- the LOC110903868 gene encoding transcription factor PRE4: MSSRRSRSRQSASTMITDEQITDLVSKLHQFLPEIRNRCSDKVSAARVLQDTCSYIRSLHREVEDLSERLSELLDNTDSTQASIIRSLLMP; encoded by the exons ATGTCGAGCAGAAGATCAAGATCTAGGCAGTCAGCATCTACTATGATCACTGATGAACAGATCACCGATCTTGTTTCTAAACTGCACCAATTTCTTCCTGAAATCCGCAATCGGTGCTCCGACAAG GTATCAGCAGCGAGGGTGTTACAAGACACATGCAGCTACATTAGAAGCTTGCACAGGGAGGTTGAAGACTTAAGTGAGCGTCTCTCGGAGTTGCTGGATAACACAGACTCCACCCAAGCTTCCATTATCAGGAGTCTACTAATGCCATAG